Sequence from the Kineosporia succinea genome:
GCCGGGTTCAGGACGGCGACGGGGGTGGGCAGGCGGGCCAGCTGGTCGCGCATCAGGCCCAGCGCGTCGGCCTCGCCGCGGCCGAACGGGGGCTCACCGGTGCACAGCTCGTGGATCACGACGCCGAGCGTGTAGAGGTCGGCGCGCTGGTCGACCGGCTGGGCGGTGCGGCCGGTCTGCTCCGGGGCCAGGTAGACCAGGCGCTGGATGAGCGAGTTGCTGTGCGAGTAGCCGGGCTGTTCGCCCGAGAACAGGGTCGCCCGGTCGAAATTGACGATGAAGGGCCGGTTCTGGGGAACGCTGAGCAGGATCACCTCGGGGCTGAGGTCACTGTGCACCACACCCCGCCCGTGGATCTCGGTGAGCAGCGCGGCCAGGTCGACCACCACGTCCACCAGGGCCGGGACATCGAGGTGCCACTTCGGGCTGCGCATCAGGCCGCGCAGCGACTCACCGCGGAACGCGCGCACGTGGTAGACCGTGCCGGTCGCCGGGCCGACCAGCTGCGGCACCCCCGGGATGCCGCGCAGGCGGTCCATCACGGCCGCCGAGTGACGCGCCCGCAGGGCGGCGTTGACCCCGCGCATCTCCCGGCGGATCAGCGCGTCGTCACCCGTCCCGATCCGGGTGACCCGGCCGAAGCGGTCGTCGTGGATCAGGATCTCGCCCGGTGCCAGCCCGGCCGCGGGCTCCGGCGGCCGTTGCCCCGGAACAGCCCCGTCGGCCCGGGTGTCCCTGCCGCTCCCCGGTTCCGTGTTCGTCATGAATGGTGCCTCGCAATCCCCGTTACCACTCCCCATCGGTGGTGACGCGCGGCGACTCAAGCCATGGGGCCCAACGGGGGACGCGCCGGTCCGGGAACGTCGGTAGGCTCAGCAACATGTTTGATACAGATCGAACACCGGACCTGAAGTCGCCCTACGCCGTCTGGCTCGGCCTCGGCCCGCAGGCGGTCGGAGCCTACGAGGGCCGCGAGGGAGAGCTCACCGCGCAGATCGAGCAGCTCGGTTTCGGGGCACTCTGGCTCGGCGGTTCCTGGGGAGCCGACCTGGCCCCGGTCGAGCGGATGCTGGCCGGCACTCCCGGGCTGGTCGTCGGCACCTCGATCGCCAACATCTGGCGCGATCCGGCCGAGGCGGTGGCGGCCTCGTACCGGAAGGTGGCCGACCGGTTCGGCGACCGGTTCGTGCTCGGCCTGGGCGTCGGCCACCATCCGCAGACCGAGTTCAACCAGGGGCAGTACGACAAGCCGCTCGCGAAACTGCGGGCCTACCTGGACGTTCTCGACGAGGGCGGGGTGCCGGCGCGCAACCGGGCCCTGGCCGCGCTCGGCCCGAAGGCCCTGGAGCTGGCTCGCGACCGTTCGGCCGGGGCGCTGCCCTACCTGACCACGCCCGAGCACACCCGCACGGCCCGCGCGGCGCTGGGGCCCGACCGGCTGCTGGTGCCCGAGCAGAAGGTGGTGCTGAGCAGCGACCCGGACGAGGCCCGGGGCCTGGCGCGCGGCGTGCTGAAGCCCTACCTCGGCCTGCCGAACTACGTGAACTCGTGGCTGCGGCTGGGATTCACCGAGGCGGACGTGGAGAACGGCGGTAGCGACCGGCTGATCGACGGTCTCTTCGGCTGGGGCCCGGACGCGCTGATGCGGGTGCGGGCGCACCGCGAGGCCGGGGCCGACCAGGTCTGCGTGCAGCCCGTGCCGGCGCCGGGCCGGCACGCGCTCGACGACCTGCGGGTCATCGCCCGCGAACTCTTCTGAGACGCGCGGGTGGGCTCCCCACCGGGGTGCCCACCCGCGTCCTCAGTTCTCGGTCTCGTCGTTCTTCTTCGGCGGCTTCGCCTTCGCCTCGGAATCGTCGTCGGGGCGGGTCAGTGTGCGCTTGCGCTGCGCGCGGGCCAGCCCGGCGATGAAGTCGGGGTCGTCGTCGGGACCGACGGGGTACTGCGTCATGCCCTCGGCGGCCCAGCCGGTGCCGGAGGGGTGCCCGGGGGCGTGCTCGTGGCGGCCGCGGCGCGGGCCACTGGTCAGCAGCCAGAACACCGCACCGAAGAGCGGCACCACGAGAACCACGGCGACCCACTGACCGCGGGTCAGGCGGTGGAGCTCGTCGGGCGGCGTCTGCATCACGTCGAAGACGGAGTAGACGATGAGGCCGATGTAGAGCAGCGCGGGCAGGGCGGTCAGCAGCACGTGCGCTCCCCCTTCTGTCGGTGTTCCCGATACCGGCGCACCAGGGCGCCTGGCATCCCTCGGCCGGCGGTTCGGCCGGGAGAAAACCCGTCCCCCAAGCCTGCCACGTTCCGCGCGTCTTGTGACCGTCGTCGGGCTGAGAGTAAGCCCGGAAATCCATCAGTAGTAGTAGGGGTACGGGCTCCAGTCCGGGTCGCGCTTCTGCAGGAACGCGTCGCGTCCCTCCACCGCCTCGTCGGTCATGTAGGCCAGGCGGGTCGCCTCGCCGGCGAACACCTGCTGGCCCATCAGCCCGTCGTCCGTCAGGTTGAAGGCGAACTTGAGCATGCGCTGGGCCGTCGGGCTCTTGGCGTTGATCTCGGCGGCCATCCGCAGGGCGGCGTTCTCCAGATCGGCGTGGTCGGCCACCTCGTTCACGGCGCCCATGCGCTGCATCGCCTCGGCGTCGTAGGCCCGGCCCAGGAAGAAGATCTCCCGGGCGTTCTTCTGGCCCACCATCTTGGCCAGGTAGGCCGAGCCGTAACCGGCGTCGAACGAGCCCACGTCGGCGTCGGTCTGCTTGAACCGGGCGTGCTCGCGGCTGGCGATCGTCAGGTCGCAGACCACGTGCAGGCTGTGCCCGCCACCGGCCGCCCAGCCGTTCACCACCGCGATGACGACCTTGGGCATGGTGCGGATCAGGCGCTGCACCTCGAGGATGTGCAGCCGGCCACCCTCGACCTTCACCCGGGCGGAGTCGACCGTGTCGGCGGTGTCGCCCTCGGCGTACTGGTAGCCGCTACGGCCCCGGATGCGCTGGTCGCCGCCGGAGCAGAACGCCCAGCCGCCGTCCTTCGCGCTCGGGCCGTTGCCGGTGAGCAGCACCGTGCCCACGTCCGGGGTGCGCCGCGCGTGGTCAAGGGCCTGGTAGAGCTCGTCCACGGTGTGCGGACGGAAGGCGTTGCGTACTTCCGGACGGTCGAAGGCGATGCGCACCGTGCGGCCGGCCGGACCCGGACGGGTACATCTGTGATAGGTGATGTCGGTAAAGTCGTATTCGGGAACGGACTCCCACGACGTCGGATCGAAGATCGCGGAAACGGTCGGGTCGGCATCGTGAGAGCTCGTCACCCACCGAAGAATAGGCGGGCCGGCGTCGCGCACCGGTCCTGCCCCCGCGCGACGAGCCCCAGGGCGGGGGTGGTGACGAGGTGGTCCGCGAGCCACGGATGAGGTTCACCCTCCGTGGGCAGGACGCGGTCTGGTACTACCAGGACCGCTCGCACAGCCATGTCCTCGTCGACCCCGACGTGGTGCGGCGCTCCGCCTCGCCCGGGTTCGTGCGGCCGGTCGAGCTGTGGGCCGCGCGTCAGTGGTCGCGCCCGCCGCACGCCCCGGTCGTGCGCTACGCCCAGCTGTTCGGCTCGCTGGTCTCGCTCGACGACGACGAGCCCGCCGACCCCTCGTCGTTCACGCTGCCCGACCGGGCGATCGACCGGGCCCGGGCGGTCGACTTCGTCGCCGATCCGCACTTCCGGCTGGGGGCGCTGGGTTCACTGATGGACGCGGTGGCCGCCGCGGTCGCGGGCGGCAAGCCGGTCGTGCTGGCGGCTCCCGACCAGATCACCGGGGTGCGCTGGATCGCCCTGATCAGTTTCCTGGCGCCGCCGCCGGTGAGCCTGCGGCTGTCGTTCTCCACCTACGAGCGGCTCACCGACGTGCTGGCCCGGGCCTCGGCCGAGGCCGGCGGCGGGGGCGACCTGATCTCGGCGGCGCTGCAGGAAGACGACCCCGAGGGCTGGCGCACGCCGGTCGTCAGCGTGGTGCTGGAGCCCGACCTCGACTCGAACCTGCCGCGGGGTCGCGAACTCCCGGTCGTGATCGTCGACCCGCGTATGGACCCGCTGGTCGTGGCCACCGGCGGCCGGGCCCACCGCCGCACCCACCTGGGCCAGCTGGTGCCGGTCACCGACTGGTCGCGGCTGGGGCTCGACGCGGTCTGCGAGGAGACGGGGGCGCTCGAGCGATGTCTGCGCCGTCTCGACGACCTCAGCCTGACCACCCCGCCCGCCGGTGGCCTGCGCGGCGACTGGTGGCCCGGCACCGGTGACGACGCCCAGGGCGCGGCCTGGTTCCTGGCCGGGGCGGTCGCGCTGACGCCGGGCCTGCCGCTGGCGCTGCCCACGGCGACCCGCATCATCCTCCGGGACACCCCGCCCGGCCTGCAGCTTTCCGACGATCTGGCCGCCGCGCTGGCGTCGCTGGTCGCGGCCACGGTCGACAACGCGGCCCAGGCCTGGACCCGTCTGGTCAACGCCCTGGAGTCCGACCCGCCGCGGCCCGCGCTGGTGCAGGCGGCGTTCGAGAGCTACCTGTACCTGTCGTTCGAAGACGACGACTGGCTGCTGCACGAGCCCCCGCCCCTGCCCGGGAGCATCCGTTTCGACCCGGGGCTGGCGGCCCG
This genomic interval carries:
- a CDS encoding LLM class F420-dependent oxidoreductase; this translates as MFDTDRTPDLKSPYAVWLGLGPQAVGAYEGREGELTAQIEQLGFGALWLGGSWGADLAPVERMLAGTPGLVVGTSIANIWRDPAEAVAASYRKVADRFGDRFVLGLGVGHHPQTEFNQGQYDKPLAKLRAYLDVLDEGGVPARNRALAALGPKALELARDRSAGALPYLTTPEHTRTARAALGPDRLLVPEQKVVLSSDPDEARGLARGVLKPYLGLPNYVNSWLRLGFTEADVENGGSDRLIDGLFGWGPDALMRVRAHREAGADQVCVQPVPAPGRHALDDLRVIARELF
- a CDS encoding PLD nuclease N-terminal domain-containing protein; amino-acid sequence: MLLTALPALLYIGLIVYSVFDVMQTPPDELHRLTRGQWVAVVLVVPLFGAVFWLLTSGPRRGRHEHAPGHPSGTGWAAEGMTQYPVGPDDDPDFIAGLARAQRKRTLTRPDDDSEAKAKPPKKNDETEN
- a CDS encoding 1,4-dihydroxy-2-naphthoyl-CoA synthase; the protein is MTSSHDADPTVSAIFDPTSWESVPEYDFTDITYHRCTRPGPAGRTVRIAFDRPEVRNAFRPHTVDELYQALDHARRTPDVGTVLLTGNGPSAKDGGWAFCSGGDQRIRGRSGYQYAEGDTADTVDSARVKVEGGRLHILEVQRLIRTMPKVVIAVVNGWAAGGGHSLHVVCDLTIASREHARFKQTDADVGSFDAGYGSAYLAKMVGQKNAREIFFLGRAYDAEAMQRMGAVNEVADHADLENAALRMAAEINAKSPTAQRMLKFAFNLTDDGLMGQQVFAGEATRLAYMTDEAVEGRDAFLQKRDPDWSPYPYYY